In Phormidium yuhuli AB48, one genomic interval encodes:
- a CDS encoding alpha-amylase translates to MSEANGVMMQYFHWYTPADGTLWNQVARHAKDLAEAGITALWLPPAYKATGGANDVGYGVYDLFDLGEFEQKGSVRTKYGTKDEYIKAIEVAQSAGLHIYADVVFNHKLGADHKEEFTATPCDPHNRHDPIGEAQTIQAWTHFTFPGRQGQYSELEWHWWHFTAADYNAFDEDFEAVYLFDGKTFDDEVDLEKGTFDYLMGCDLDMSSADVQQELKYWGEWYVKTTHVDGFRFDAVKHVKAGFFPQWLSHVRHHAGRRLFAVGEYWSGNIEALHYFIEVTGGDVMLFDAPLHYNFSDASKQGDAYDLRQIFDKSLVQEQPALAVTLVDNHDSQPLQSLESVVEGWFKPLAYALILLRRDGYPCVFMADYYGAHYKDVGQDGQEYEIWLDSHQWLIDKFLWARRAYAYGDQYDYFDHPNTIGWTRLGDEAHPGGLAVVLSNGEAGSKFMEVGQANMTYVDVTEHIAEPVVTNDEGWAEFSCEAGSVSVWVPHPS, encoded by the coding sequence ATGTCAGAAGCAAATGGTGTCATGATGCAGTATTTCCATTGGTACACCCCCGCCGATGGAACGTTGTGGAATCAAGTTGCCCGCCATGCAAAAGACCTTGCAGAAGCCGGAATTACCGCATTATGGTTGCCCCCAGCCTATAAAGCAACCGGGGGAGCCAACGATGTGGGCTACGGAGTTTATGATTTATTTGACCTCGGGGAATTTGAGCAGAAGGGCTCAGTTCGCACCAAATATGGGACTAAAGATGAGTACATTAAAGCCATTGAGGTAGCTCAGTCTGCTGGACTTCATATTTATGCTGACGTGGTGTTTAACCACAAATTAGGGGCAGATCACAAAGAGGAATTTACCGCCACCCCCTGCGACCCTCACAATCGCCATGATCCTATTGGAGAGGCGCAAACCATTCAGGCTTGGACTCATTTTACGTTTCCCGGTCGTCAAGGTCAGTATTCGGAATTAGAATGGCATTGGTGGCATTTCACGGCGGCGGACTACAATGCCTTTGATGAAGACTTTGAGGCTGTTTATCTATTTGATGGTAAAACCTTTGACGATGAGGTTGACCTAGAAAAAGGAACCTTTGACTACCTGATGGGCTGCGATTTGGATATGAGTAGCGCTGATGTTCAGCAGGAGCTGAAGTATTGGGGGGAATGGTATGTCAAAACAACTCACGTCGATGGCTTTCGCTTTGATGCCGTGAAACATGTCAAGGCAGGCTTTTTCCCTCAATGGCTCAGTCATGTGCGTCATCACGCGGGGCGGCGCTTGTTTGCCGTCGGTGAATATTGGTCAGGAAACATTGAGGCCTTACACTATTTTATTGAGGTGACTGGCGGTGATGTAATGCTCTTTGATGCTCCCCTTCATTACAATTTTAGTGATGCTAGTAAGCAGGGGGATGCATATGATTTACGACAGATTTTTGACAAGAGTTTAGTACAGGAACAGCCAGCACTGGCGGTGACGCTGGTTGATAACCATGATTCCCAGCCATTGCAGTCATTAGAATCGGTAGTGGAGGGATGGTTTAAGCCGTTAGCCTATGCTCTGATTTTATTGCGGCGGGATGGCTACCCTTGTGTGTTTATGGCGGATTATTATGGTGCTCACTATAAGGATGTGGGTCAGGATGGTCAGGAGTATGAGATTTGGTTAGACAGTCATCAATGGTTGATTGATAAGTTTCTTTGGGCCCGTCGTGCCTATGCCTACGGCGACCAGTATGATTATTTTGACCACCCCAATACTATCGGTTGGACTCGTTTGGGGGATGAGGCTCATCCTGGAGGATTAGCGGTGGTGTTGAGTAATGGAGAGGCGGGGAGTAAGTTTATGGAAGTGGGTCAGGCTAACATGACCTATGTGGATGTGACGGAACATATTGCGGAACCGGTGGTGACGAATGATGAGGGATGGGCCGAGTTTTCCTGTGAGGCGGGGTCGGTATCTGTTTGGGTTCCTCATCCGTCTTAA
- a CDS encoding thiazole synthase, with protein sequence MAGRSFQSRLMTGSGKYNDFETMRGSIAASGCDIVTVAVRRVQTNAPGHEGLAEALNWSKIWMLPNTAGCKTAEEAIRVARLGREMAKLLGQEDNNFIKLEVIPDPTYLLPDPIGTLDAAEQLVKEGFAVLPYINADPMLAKRLEEVGCATVMPLGSPIGSGQGIQTAANIRIIIENAKVPVVVDAGIGTPSEAALAMELGADAVLINSAIALARNPVAMGQAMGMAVNAGRLAYHAGRIPIQALASASSPLTGTISS encoded by the coding sequence ATTGCCGGCCGCTCCTTCCAATCCCGGTTGATGACCGGCAGCGGCAAATACAATGACTTTGAGACCATGCGCGGTAGCATCGCCGCTAGTGGTTGCGACATTGTCACCGTGGCCGTGCGTCGGGTCCAAACCAACGCTCCCGGCCATGAAGGGTTAGCCGAGGCCTTGAATTGGTCGAAGATTTGGATGTTACCCAACACCGCAGGCTGTAAAACCGCCGAAGAGGCCATCCGCGTAGCGCGATTGGGACGGGAAATGGCCAAACTTTTGGGACAAGAGGATAACAACTTCATCAAACTAGAGGTCATCCCTGATCCCACTTATCTCCTCCCCGATCCCATTGGAACTCTCGACGCCGCTGAACAACTGGTTAAAGAGGGGTTCGCCGTCCTCCCCTATATCAATGCCGACCCCATGTTAGCCAAACGCCTGGAAGAGGTGGGCTGTGCCACAGTCATGCCTTTGGGGTCTCCCATTGGGTCAGGACAAGGGATTCAGACGGCGGCAAATATTCGTATCATTATCGAAAATGCCAAGGTTCCCGTTGTGGTGGATGCCGGGATTGGGACTCCCAGTGAAGCGGCTTTGGCCATGGAACTCGGGGCTGATGCCGTTTTGATTAATTCGGCGATCGCCCTGGCGCGAAACCCCGTCGCCATGGGCCAGGCGATGGGGATGGCCGTCAACGCCGGACGCTTGGCCTACCATGCCGGACGAATTCCCATTCAAGCCCTGGCCAGCGCCAGTTCCCCCCTAACCGGAACCATCTCCAGCTAA
- a CDS encoding 2Fe-2S iron-sulfur cluster-binding protein codes for MPTVFAAGKTIECDRGANLRDLLLRQGIALYNGKASLINCRGIGSCGTCAVAVEGEVSEANWRDRTRRSLPPHERQRSLRLACQTQVLGDVRVTKFDGFWGQGTIPVWTSDCQPQ; via the coding sequence ATGCCAACTGTTTTTGCTGCCGGGAAAACCATCGAGTGCGATCGCGGGGCCAATCTACGTGATCTGCTTCTGCGCCAGGGGATTGCTCTGTACAATGGCAAAGCCTCGTTGATTAATTGTCGGGGGATTGGGTCTTGTGGCACTTGTGCTGTTGCGGTTGAGGGCGAGGTGTCTGAGGCCAATTGGCGCGATCGCACCCGGCGATCACTGCCCCCCCATGAGCGTCAGCGATCCCTCCGTTTAGCCTGTCAAACCCAAGTTCTCGGAGATGTCCGGGTGACGAAATTTGACGGCTTCTGGGGCCAGGGAACAATCCCGGTTTGGACCTCAGATTGTCAACCTCAGTAG